A portion of the Candidatus Zymogenaceae bacterium genome contains these proteins:
- a CDS encoding histidine phosphatase family protein, whose protein sequence is MRIILITHAETNTHPPRCLSDAGREQARALVGFIADVMGADFRIKKAVSSPAVRCIETALIVLDALSADTLRRLDTDPRLMAAKEPMESDQLHRALIDYACDGMLVSLHADLANALPKRDTIPNTADGWFQTRPVLCLLDWEPDRGLEESRILRLLGPNGAPLLPPEAPSDTPLLG, encoded by the coding sequence TGTCGGACGCGGGACGAGAGCAGGCGAGAGCCCTTGTGGGATTCATCGCCGATGTCATGGGAGCCGACTTCAGGATAAAAAAGGCGGTCTCCTCCCCGGCGGTGCGATGCATCGAGACGGCGCTGATCGTCCTGGACGCGCTTTCCGCGGATACGCTCAGGCGGCTGGACACCGACCCGAGGCTGATGGCCGCAAAAGAGCCGATGGAATCCGATCAGCTCCACCGCGCCCTGATCGATTACGCATGCGACGGGATGCTCGTCTCTTTGCACGCGGACCTCGCCAACGCCCTCCCAAAGCGGGACACCATCCCCAATACGGCCGACGGCTGGTTTCAGACACGGCCCGTGCTCTGCCTTCTGGACTGGGAGCCGGATCGAGGCCTTGAGGAAAGTCGAATACTGAGACTTCTGGGGCCGAACGGAGCCCCCCTGCTTCCCCCCGAGGCCCCGTCCGACACGCCGCTTCTCGGCTGA